The Phaeobacter gallaeciensis DSM 26640 genomic sequence AAGGGAGCATGGAATGGGACAATCGCGACGAACGTTCACAGATGAATTCAAAGCCGCAGCTGTTGGTCGGCTTTATAAGCCTGGTGCCACACAAACCGGCGTGGCCAGGGAGCTGGGTGTGACGAGTTCTCAGCTGAAAACCTGGCGCTTGGAGATCGAAGCGGCAGGATCGATGGCGGCATTGCGCAGGCAACAGGCGGATGCGGCGGAACTGGATCGTCTGCGCAAGGAAAACAAACGCTTGAAGCTGGAAAATGAGATCCTCGAGAAAGCTTCCGCTTTTTTTGCCTCAAGGGCAGCGAAGACATGAACGCGAAACGTGCTTTCGTCGCTGCCCACAAGACTGTTTACCCGATCGTTCAGCTCTGTCGCCTTGTTGGTGTTGCGCGCAGCTGGTTTTACGGCTTTGTCCAGTCACAACTTGCTCGAGATCAGCGGCACAAGCTACGTACCGACCGGGACGCCGAGTTGCTTCCAAAGATTAAAGAGGCGTTTTCTCAAAGCAAAAAACGGTATGGGTCAAAGCGGGTCCACCAGGATCTGAAAGCCGATGGCGAGGACGTTTCGGAGCGGCGCGTGGCCAGAATAATGCGGGAAAACAATGTCACGCCTCGCCCGTGCAAGCGCCGAAAGCCGTGCACCACAGACAGCAATCACAGCCTCAAACCCTCGCCAAACCTACTGGAACAACGGTTCGCTTGCACCGGTCAGAACCGGGTTTGGCTCACTGACATTACCTACGTCGATACGAAAGAAGGATGGCTCTACGTTGCTGCCATCAAGGACATGGCCACGCGCGAAATCGTGGGCTGGGCAATGGACGATCATCTGCGATCCGAACTGTGCTGTGATGCCCTGAACATGGCTCTGGGGCGCCGCGGACCGGTGCCTGGTCTCATTCATCATTCAGATCGCGGCGTGCAATACGCAGGCAGCGAATACCGCAAACTGCTCTTTCCGGGCGTTAGCTGCGTTTTGCACCAAGGTCCGGTTCAGCGGGGTGATCTGAGCGGTGTGGTGTTTTAGGATGGCCGCCATCGTATAACGCTGCCTGCGTCTCGCCGTTATCCCACTGATACAGCAGACCGATTTCTTCGCCAGTCTTGACACACGTAATGCGACCGATGGCTTCGGCCGTCGTGCGAACACTCTCAAGTTCGGGCAAAACTAGCCCCTCTCGTTAAACAGTTCCTTGGGAGCGATGTCGAGAGCATGGGCAATCCGCTCCAGAACATCGATCGATGCTGAGAATTTCGCGAGTTCGATCTCGCTGATGTAGCTACGATCCAGGTCGGCAGCTAATGCTAATTGTTCTTGGCTCAACCCTCTGGAATTTCTTAGATTCCGGATATTTAACCCTACTTGTTCCCGTAATTTCATGGCCTGTATTCGGCCAGATCACAAGAACCGCTCTACGGAGTATATTCCACAAAACGCGCGCGAATATCATAAACCCTATGCTCGCATATGGTGTGAATGTTGAGGTTGGAGCTAGTGTATCAATAATACAGTAATGTAATCAAAAGGTATTTATTGATATGCGGTGCAAACTTATCAGGAATTGGACTGCCGGAGTTGCTTTGGCTTTGCTTTCAACCGTGGCTCCACAAGCGGCAAAAGCCTATCAGGTTGACTGCGCCATTCTGCTTTGCCTGGCTGGTGGGTGGCCCGCGTCAGCAGAATGTGCCCATGCCCGCGCCGTGTTTATCCGTCGGATCACGCCCTGGCCGATTGAGCCGCCGTTGCAAATCTGGCGCTGCCCGATGGGTGTTTCTGAGCGCGCGCCGTTGCAAAGTATGGCCCCTAAAGTCTGGGAGGCCAGCAACCAAAATGGTCAAATGCTCGGCCACATTATTCTGGCACAGGTGGTCGAAGACGGTGCCGATATCGACATCAGTGGTCTGGAATTCGATTTTGTGCGCTCGATCCGTGTTTGGGATGTTCGGCACTACAGCCATCGCGAACGTGGCCGCGACGATGATTGTTCTGAGAGTTATAACATGCGCCTCGGGACCTACGGCACACAAGGCGAATTTGGCTGGCAACGCACGACACCAGCGGCCGCCCCGCAATGGGTTCTGCCGTCACGGCGCTGTTCGTCGTCAAGCTGGCGTCGCGGGGTCGGTGTCGAATGGGAAGATCACGAAGGCAACCATGGATATGAGTGGGGGGCCTACTAAGGCTATTCGCCGATGTCCTTCATACGTTCCGCGATATCGCCCGCAATGCGCTCATACAGGGCGGCTTGCTTATCTCTGGGAGTTCCGGGCTTCGGGTTCCTTCTGCGGATGCGTTTGGCGAGCCAAAACAACAGTCGCGCGGCGGGGTCGTCCAGTTTTTCCGGCACTGGGGCCGGATAGTTTTCTTCGAGTAGGGCAACGACCTCAGCATTCATACTGCGATGGTTGGCCTCGGCTGCGAGGCGTATTCGATCGCGCAGGCCGTCTGGCAGCCGCACGATGAATTTATCCTGATTTTGAGAGCTTTGTTCTGGCATGGTGGCACTGTGCCATAAAAAGCGATTGACGCAATAGTGGCTAAATGCCACTAGTTGATTATGGTTTCAACCTGGAGGCGTTTCATGAACAGTCGTAAACCAATGCAGCTTCGGCTTCCGCAAGAGCTCAAGGAGTGGATCAAAGCGGAGTCCGATCGCAATGGAAACTCCCAAAATTCAGAAGTGATCCGCGCCATTCGCGCGGCGAAAGACAGACGTTCTACGCGCGGAGCAATCGGAAATATCAATATGGATCAGGGTGATAATGCGCGTTGTTAACGAGGTGAGAGAGGTGTCGATAAGATGACCAAAGCTAGTGCACAGACAAAGGCGAAGCAGGCAGCCTCGGCCTTCATCCGTGAGGCGCGGGAGGCAGGCTGGCAGCGCGCGAAGTTCGAGATTAAGCCTGACGGCAGCGTCATCGTCGATGCCAACATGGTCGCGCCAGAGGCAGCCGACGACTTTCTCAATAGTGACTTGAGAATGGGCGAATGACCCGAAAGAGCCTGCCAAAATACGTCTATAATGACAGGGGCTACCTACGGTTCATCCGGCGTTCGCGCGGTATCTCTGTCATGATGCACGAGGAAGCGGGCACGCCGGAATTTTGGGATCACTACAATCGCCTGCTGAAGGGAAAACCAGCGCCAGCGCCGGTGAAACGCAATTTTGAGGCGTTGATTCTTAGCTACTACGAGAGCGACGCCTACAAGAAGCTGAAGCCTCGGACGAGATCCGATTATCGGCGGTATATCAGCCACATTCGTGAGATCTGGGCCGACAAAGACCCGGCCAGGATCGAAACCCATCACATCTATGAATTGCACCGCGCAAATGCGGATCATTGGCGGCAAGCCAACTATCTCGTTCAGGTCATGGTCGTATTGATGAACCACGCACGATTGATTGGCTTCATCAAGAAGGAGCACGGCAATCCGGCGAAAGGCATTCCGCTATTCAAGCAGCAGAGCGACGGCTGGGAGCCGTGGCCAGATGATGTTCGGGCCGAGTTCGAAGCGCTGGCTTCAAAGAGGGCGCGGCTGGTTTACGAGCTTTGCGTTGGTACAGGCCAACGAATTGGCGATGTCGTGAAGATGAAATGGGAGCACTTTTCCGATGAAGGTTTCGATTTTACGCAAGGCAAAACCGACAAGCCGCTTTGGATCCCGCTCACCGACCGACTGAAAGCCCATCTCGACGGGCTCGCACGAACGGACGGCACTGTTGTGGCTGACGTCAAGGGACGACCAGTGAGCTACCGGATCGTTGCGGAAGAAATGCGCACTATCAAAAAGAAGATGAAGCACGAGAAGGCGAGCTACTACAAAACGCACGGGCTCAGAAAAAATGCGACGATCGAGCTGTATCTGGCTGGATGTGATGACGAGATGGTCAAAGCCGTCACCGGTCACTCAGGCGTTGAAATGCTCAAAAAGTACGGCGGCCCGATCCGGCAAAGAGAGCTCGCGAAGCGCGCTCAAGAGGCAAGAAATCAAATGGAACGAAGCAAGACCGAAACGTGAAAGTTTCAACGGTTGTTTCAAAAATGGCAGTGAAGGAGAAGACGGATGACGCAAGTCATTGATTTTATTGGAGGCGAGTACCGGAATCGAACCGGTGTACACGGATTTGCAATCCGCTGCGTCACCACTCCGCCAACTCGCCTTACCGGTGGTGTGAGGTGTGATTAATCACATGCGGGGGGGCGGTGCAAGGGCCGCTGTGCGGAACCGGGCGGAAAAAATGAAAAATTCTGTTGTGGGGCCGCGTTGTACGTAAGGGCGCGCGTTTTCCTGTGTCGGGGAGAGCAAGACAGATTCCTGTCCCGGTGGCATGTGTTCGAAGGACAATCCATCTTCGACTAGCCACGGCGAAAACGCGTAGCTGCAGGCAATGTGCAGGCGAGCCCCGCTGCCATCAGATCAGGTTGGGGTGACACCGGGGCCGGAAAGGGCTTTGTTGAGCGCGTTTGCAATCAGCTGTGGCACCTGCGGGAGTGCTCCGAGAACCGGCAGGGTATCGCCGCCAAAGCCTGCATCGGCCAGAGCATTGGGGATATCGTCGCGCACATGTTCGCCCGCTTGCGCAAAAAACGGCAGGCAGAGGCTGGGCTGCGCTGGAGCGGTGTCCTCAAACACACGGGCGGTCTCTGCGATACGCGGATCTTCCTCAACGTAGCCGGTGGCCAGCGTCGTGCCGGGAAGTCGGTTACGCATTGCCGTTGCAAACGCCTCTGCGGCCTCCGCCGCCTTGGGGCCGCGGGCTGATCCATGTGCCGCGAGCAGAATGCGGGTTGAGGAAAGCGACCAGCCGCGCGCAGCGCAGGCAAGGGTGAGCGCGTCACAGGCCAGGTCGGGCAGGTTTGGGTCCAACCCAAAAGGGGGAAGATGATGAACGTCGTGCCCTTGCAGTCGTCTTGGCAGCACAGAACTGGTAAACCAGCCATTTGCCATGAAAAACGGGTAGATCAGCGCGCCCTGCGGTGTCACCTGCTCTAGTCGGTCAGACATGGCCAGGGTCGCGGAACGAATATCCCACTCCGGTAGCAGCGATGCGACTGCATTTGCAAGCTCGGCCAGTGCACGTTCCTGCGGGGCAGGGTCAGACGGCTGTCCGTGCGCAGTGATGATCGCGGTGGGCCGAAGCGTCGGCATAGCTTGGGGAGAGGTCATCGGCGTCGTCTTCCGGCTGTGTGATGATCTTGCTGAAGGGATTGTTGTCGTAGATAGATCGATACCCATGGATTTACTACGTTTGACCAACGTCGACAGATCACTTTTGCGGTGGCCAAGCGTGTCCCGGTGTGGCTCTAGTTGCGCTTCAGGCAGAGGCACGTAGTTTGAGGTGTTAGAGCTTCGGGGACCGCAGAGCGTTGAGAAAGCTGCGCAGTTGCTCCGTTGGGATGGGTTTTGCAAACAACTGGGCATTCAGTCGCTGGGCCAGCGCGGCGGTGTCCGGAGTGGGGCTGGAGGAAATGAGGCAAGCGGGCAGTGGTCCGAGGTCGCGACGCAAACCCTCAATGACTCTGGCGCCGCTTTGGTTCGCCCCCAATTGCAGGTCTATCAGCAAAACATCCGGTGTGAGCTCAATTTCGGTCAGCAAAATCCGGGCCTCCCCCTCGCTGGCGCAAGTCAGCACGTCGATCCCCCATTGCTCCATGGTAAGGCTTAGCGCCTGGCGAAGGTCGGTATCTGAAACGATCAGTAGCGCGATCAGTTGGGGCAGCTGCGTAGGGACCGGGCGAGGGGCAGCTGCCTTGAGGGGAGGGACCTTCCCGATCTGCGGCCTGGAGACATCGCGTGGCAGTTCAATGGCGAAGACTGTTCCACGTCCCAGCTCAGACCTGAGCGTCAGCGGATGACCGAGCAGCGCGCAGGCCCGCTCTACGATGGCAAGCCCCAGCCCCATACCGTCAGCAGCACTCGCTGTGGCGTTAAGGCGCTGGAACTCCGCAAAAATCCGGCCGCGATCTTCGTCGGGAATACCGGGGCCTGTGTCCCAGACCTCGACCCTGACGGTGGCCCGGCGCGGACGTATGCCAATCAGCACACCACCTTGATCGGTGTAGCGCAGCGCGTTGGAGATCAGGTTTTGCAGGATACGCCTCAGATAGGTCACATCACTTAGCACGCGCGCACGACTGGGCCTAAGTCGCAGGCTTAGCCCTTTGGCATCGGCAGTCGGGCGCATCTCATCCTGCAGCTGGCCCAACAGGTCGTCCAGATCGACGGAGGACTTGTGGACCTCTGCGCGACCGGAATCCAGCCTTGAGATATCGAGGAGAGCGGAGACCAGCGTTTCCACACTGTCCAAGGCATTGGCCGCCTTATGCAGCGTGTCCTTAGGCAGTTCGTCAGGCAGTTCGCTATCCAGAGCTGCGACGAAGAGTTTTGCAGCAGACAAGGGTTGCAGCAGATCATGGGATGCAGCAGCGACAAAGCGGGATTTGGACGCATTGGCCCGTTCAGCGGCTTGCAGCGCGTCTTCCAGCTCCAGCGTGCGTTCCAGAACGCGTTGCTCCAATGTGTCGCGCGCCTCGCTCATGGCGCGGGCCGTCTGCCGTTCGGCCGTGACATCGGTGAAGCTGATCACAAAGCCCCCATCGGGCATATCCTGCATAAATACGGTCAAAACCCGCGTCGTGCCCTGCTGAATATCGAAGGAGAGCGGAGCTCGCGCGCTCTGATCAGTGGTGGTCTGTGCGGAAGCTGAACCAACCGTCAATCCTGTGCGCGGGCGGGCCCAGTTCGCGACCTGATCAGCGATCTCCGCCTGCGCAAAGGTGAAGGTGTCGCGCAGCTGCTCAAAAATACTCTCAAACCGGCTACCGATGCGGAACCTCCCGATTGGGATCGATAGTAGATTCCCCATAAGCCGGTTCCATCCGACCAGCCGGGCCTGCTGATCGAAGATGCAGACCCCCTGGTTCAGATGTTCCAATGTGGCGCGAATGAGACGCGCCTGGTCGTCCAGAATGCGTTCACGTTCCTGGTGCTGGAGCCGCATGATGTCTGTGACGTCAGTCTGCAGGATGACCGTGCCACCATCCGGCGTTCGGTGCTCACTCACCTGCACCCAGCGATTGCCGGTCATGCGCACGTTGAACATGACGCTGCGGTCCTGATGACGGGCCAGTCGGCGGGCAGCCCAACTGGCGGCTGACGTGCCCGCCGGGAGCGACAGGGCCGTGCTCGAACTGATCAGTTGCACATAGCTTTCAAACCTCAGCCCCGGTCGCAGATCAGCGCAGATATCAGGCATGTGCATGCCAAAGCGACTGTTGCACATCACCAGCACATCCTCCGCATTGAAAAGTGCGAAGCCTTCTTGAACGGTTTCAATGGCATTGGCGAGATTGGCGCGCGCGGCTTCGGTCTCGCGGTTGGCCTCGGCGAGCTTGGCGTTCGAGAGATTGAGCAGATCCAGCGTGCGCTCCAGATCGCGGGTGCGGCTGCGGATTTCCTCTTCCAGCAAAACAGCGCGTTCAAACTGCGCATACGCAAGGCCGGAGGCATCTGTATCTTGCTCCACACGGCGCATCAGGGTCGCGGTGATCTTCAGCAGTTTTTCATTCTGCCGTTCCAGAGAATCATGCGGATCAATCAGGCCTTCGGTCATGATCTGGCCGCAGTCTCGTCTGTTGCGGGCGGGTAGATGGCGACTCCGGTCAGTGTCTGGTTCACGTGGATGGAGTTCACCTGCTCCCCGTAGGTGCAAAATCCCACGGCGCGGTGTTTGGCGAAGAGTGCGGATATCTGTGGCGTCAGTTGTTTCTGCTGGGCTTCCATCCGTCGCAGTACGCAATCGCAGGCCAGGATAACATCGGGTGTCCGGGTGTCTCCCAACGCAGAAAGCGCGCGGTCGAGATGATTCACCATGTCGAGAGGCTCTGCCAATGTCAGCACGACCCCTTCGTCGATGGCTGAGAAAAACACAAGATCACCAGTGTCTGCGACCTGTTGGATTGCGCGGACATGATGCTGGCCACCAATGCGCACCACCACGGGATGAGCCGCAAAGGTGAAGGTGGTGAGCTGTTCTGGATCCTTGCCCAGCAGGCGCGCATATTCCCGCGCCGCCGGTTCGGCGTTGATTTCATAGACCAGTCTACGAGCAGGATCAGCCCCGGTCACCACCATGCGCTGGGCCGTCGGTACAAGATGATCCGTGTTGAAGACCTTGATCGGGCAGTTGCTGCGGATCTGTAGCAAGACCGCCGCGTTCTGCCGGGCCTCTCCACCGCAAAGAACGTATGTTACGCCGAAATCGGTGCTATCGCCGGCGGATCCGCCAAACAGTGGCACCGGGCCAAGCCCTGGCGCTAGATCGGTGGTTAGCGCGTCTTCCTTTACCGACAGTCCATCCACCAGTAGAAAGGCAAATTCGGACCCCCACTGCGGTGTCTCCCGCGCCATATCGTTGCGATTGCGAATGATCTGGTCAATCTGGCTCTGGGGATCATAGGCGTTCAGATCGTCAATAGGCAGAACTCGTGCGCAGAAATGGCTGCGGGGAAGGCCGATGGCGACAATCTCTCCATCTGTGTAACCAGCCTCGCCGATTTCACCTGCAGTGGTGCAGCCAACCACCTGTGCGGGGGCCAGATCACGTGTCGCCGCAGCGCCGAGCGCATGGATATCGGCCTGCGGAGAGATAAAGAGAATGATCAGCTCAAGATCATCGAGCGGTGCCAGCATTTGTGCCAACCTCGCCAGGGCATCGGGCGCGTCGGCCGCAGCAAAACCGGTGCGGGTGATACGACTGGACTGGTGTAGTGCGGCAGCCATTGCAGGCAGCGCGCGCCCGGTCTCAGCCGACGCGACTGTGGGGGGATTGGCATCGGCGCGGGGTGGGGCTGGGCGTTTCATGTTGGATGGTAGGCGGTTCAGCCGAGATCTTGCAAGACGTTTGCAAAGCTGGTTTCCTTCGCGATCAAAACCGCTTGGGTACGGCTTTGCACGCCGAGTTTGCGCATGATTGCGGTGACATGGGCTTTGACCGTGGTTTCAGCAATCGACAGATCATAGGCTATTTGTTTGTTCAGTTTGCCGGCACAGATCAGCTGCAGGATGCGCGCCTGCTGATTGGTCAGCGTCGCCAGTCGCCCGGTCGCGTCCTGAGTTTCACTGTCGCGGGGCAGCAGCACGTAACCGGGCGGAACAAACGGCGTGCCCTTTGCGATTGCATCAAACGCGCTGATGTAAATCTCGCGCTGGCCGTGCTTGGGAACGAAACCTGCGGCTCCGGCATGAATGGCGGCACTAATTACCCGATTGTCCGCCATGGACGAGACGACAAGTATCGGCGCGCTGGTGGCGTTGCGCAACCGGATAAGCCCGTCCATGCCATGAACATCCGGCAGGTTCAGATCCAGGACCACTGCGTCCGGGGGAGGTGTATCGGCAATCTCAGAAATGGCCTGTTCCAGTGTCGGCGCGGTTACGATCGTGCGAATGCCGACCGTCGCGCGTAAAGTCATCGCCAGAGCATCGCAGAACAAGGGATGATCCTCGACGATCAGTGCGGTGACAAAACGCGCCGATTCCGACGGTTCGGGATGACCGCTTTGGGTCGGAATTCTTGTGGGGGACGACTGTGTCATCAGACTCCTAAGATCTACCGGGCGGTTGCTTCGTATCATTAGGCCGGGCACTTGCAGCGGATTGGAAGCCGCCCCGACGAGAATCATGCTAGCAGCACAGGTACAGACCTACCAATAGGCGAAAGGTCGAAGGCTCTTGCCGTCGCCTATGAGTGAGCATCACCTATTTGTAAGCGAGAAAATTGCCAGTATCAGACTGACGGTGCGTGCTGTTCCCAAAGATGAGAGCGGCCCGGTCCACCTCTGGCTTGCAACCAATGTCGCATATCGGGGCGCTTTCGGTTTAGGCTATGCACACGTCAGGCAGACCATCCGCTGCCTGCTGAGAAACTGATCGCCAGTAGATCGCCAGAGTAAGGAAAAAGCGCCCATGAAACTTGCCGATACCCGCACCATAGCTGCCCCGCGCGCCGAGGTTTGGCAGGGGCTGCTGGATGCTGAAACCCTGAAGAACGCGGTGCCCGGCTGTCAGGAAATGGACGGCTCCGCCGAGGATGGCTTCACTGCGGTTGTTGTGCAAAAAGTTGGCCCGGTCAAGGCGACGTTTCGCGGGACCGTGACGCTCTCTGATCTCGACGCGCCAAACAGCCTGACCCTGCGTGGCGAAGGCAAGGGCGGGGCGGCCGGATTTGCCAAAGGGGATGCCCATGTGACTTTGAGCGATGGCGAAAATGGGCAAACTCTGCTGAGCTATGAGGTAGAGGCCAAGGTTGGTGGCAAGCTGGCGCAGCTGGGCAGCCGGATCATTGATGGCTTTGCTAAGAAAATGGCTGATCAGTTCTTTGAGCGGTTTCAAGCGGCAGTTGAAGCCGACGAGGTGGCTGGGGTCGAGGTTGAAGCAAATGACGCGGGCGCGGAAACGCCTGCCGATGACGCCGCGCCGCGTAAGGGGTGGATTGGACGCATGCTGGGCAGCTGATCCAGTCGCAGATCAGATCTGCGGCGAACGGCCATTCTAGACAAAACTCCGAAATGTGAGATTTTCACGTCAGACCCGCTTGACGCTCAGAAAGCACCGATTTATAGACGAAATTCCCTGAGCGGGTATGGTGAAATGGTATCATAAGAGCCTTCCAAGCTTAAGGTGCGGGTTCGATTCCCGCTACCCGCTCCAGGTCTCCTCGCATCAACCGGTATATCGTTAAGTCAGCGCTGTATTTTGCGATATGACGCAGTGGCTTGAGGTTCGACATGCGGCGCTATGGCCGAGGATGATGGCTTCTGTGCGCTTGACCTCAGAGGTTTGCGCAGTCATGAACCTTGGCGATGCGCAGGCCAGAGATCCTGCCACACGGAACGTCGAAGGAGCTGACATGGCGGGAAATCAAGCGGTCCCGACTGCGGATGTAGAGCGCGAGAAATCACGCAAAGTTGGTGTTCTCTCCGCACTGTGGCCATTCATGCGCCCCTATCGTGTGCTGATGGCCATGGCGACGCTGGCGCTGGTGTTGACAGCGGGCCTGTCGCTGACGCTGCCGCTGGCGGTGCGTCGGGTTGTCGACAATTTCCGGATCTCCGAAGCCGCGCTTCTCAATCAGTATTTTGCCGCCGCCCTTGTGATCGCTGCGCTGTTGGCGGCAGGCACCGGGTTGCGTTACGCGCTGGTTACACGGCTGGGCGAGCGGGTGGTTGCCGATATCCGCAAGGCGGTGTTCGTCCGCGTCATTGGCATGAGCCCGGCGTTCTTCGAACAGATCATGACGGGCGAGGTGCTGAGCCGGATCACGACGGATACCACATTGATCCAGTCTGTTCTTGGCTCCTCGGTGTCGATTGCCCTGCGCAATATGCTGATCTTTGCAGGCGGTCTGGTGCTGATGCTTTTGACCTCTGCCAAGCTGACCAGCCTCGTGCTGCTGATTGTTCCGGCGGTGATTGTGCCGATTTTGGTGTTGGGGCGGCGCCTGCGCAAGATCAGCCGAGAGAACCAGGATTGGATCGCGGCTTCATCCGGCAACGCAGGGGAGGCGCTGGGCGCAGTCCAGACGGTTCAGGCCTACACCCATGAAGTGGCAAGCCGGAGCGAATTCAGCCGCCTGACCGAAACCGCTTTTGATGTGTCGATGCGGCGGATCCAGACGCGTGCCTTTCTGACCGTTATCGTGATCTTCCTTGTGTTCTCCGGAGTGGTTGGCGTGTTGTGGATGGGCGCCAATGACGTGCGCGCAGGCGTGATGACCGAAGGCACGCTGGTCCAGTTTGTGATTTATGCGGTGCTGGTTGCAGGCTCGGTTGCGGCTCTGTCGGAAATCTGGAGCGAATTGCAGCGGGCAGCCGGCGCAACCGAGCGTTTGGTAGAGCTATTAACCGCTGTGGATCAGGTCCAGGACCCCAAGTCGCCCCAAGCGCTTGCAGCACCAGTGCGCGGGGAAATCCGGTTTGACAACGTATCCTTCCGCTATCCGGCGCGTCCACAGATCCCGGCGTTGGTGGATGTTTCCCTGACTGTGCAGCCGGGGGAAACTGTTGCCTTCGTCGGGCCGTCTGGTGCGGGTAAGACAACGATCATTCAGATGATCCAGCGGTTTTATGATCCGACGTCTGGTGCGGTTTGCCTGGATGGTATGCCGTTGCGGGATCTGCAACGGGATGATTTCCGCAAACACATCGCCTTGGTGCCGCAGGATCCGGTCATTTTTGCGGCGTCCGCGCGTGACAACATTCGCTTTGGCCGCCCCGGGGCCAGCGACGCTGAGGTTGAGGCCGCTGCTCGAGCTGCGGCGGCGCATGAGTTTATCACCGCACTGCCCGAAGGCTACGACAGTCAGGTCGGCGAACGTGGTGTGATGCTCTCGGGTGGCCAGAAACAGCGTATCGCCATCGCTCGCGCTATCCTGCGGGATGCGCCGGTGCTGCTGCTGGACGAGGCGACATCCGCGCTTGACGCTGAAAGCGAACGTCTGGTCCAGGCCGCCGTGGATGAGTTGAGCCAGGGGCGGACCACTCTCATCGTGGCGCATCGTCTGGCGACGGTGAAAAAGGCGGATCGTATCGTGGTCATGGAAGAGGGGCGCATCATTGCAACTGGCACCCATGATCAGCTGGTCGCAGAGGATGGTCTCTACGCCCGTCTGGCGCGGTTGCAGTTCACCGATGGAATGGCGGCAGAATAGGCAATACAGGCCTCAACCGCCCAAAAAATCAGTTTCAAGGTTGAAAACTGTCAAATGTCGCTGCGTCAAAGTGCAGGCTTCCTTGACGTGACCCTGTCGGCGCGCTTGCACGACGGGTCGTTTCAAATCATTTTGTGTTAACTGAAATTCCCCGGCACAAGGGGACTAGGGGAGGAAACCAATGGGATTTGCCACGGCCGCGGACTGCTTGGCACTAGTGAATGAGATGCCCTTCGGGCAACGGAACATGCCGACGACGCTTTACGGGCTGTTGTCCCGTACGGCCGGGAAGTATCCCGACAACAAAGCCGTCAGCTATCAGATCTTTTCCGGCCCAACAGACAAGGCTGAGACCCTCACGTGGCGACAGTTGAAGGACAAGGTCACCCAAGCGGCGAATATGTTCCGCTCGATGGGCATCGGCGAAAAAGATGTGGTGGCCTATATCCTGCCCAACTGCAACGAAACGGTTGTGACACTGCTGGGCGGCGCTGTTGCGGGCATTGCCAACCCTATCAATCCGCTGCTTGAGCCGGAGCAGATCGCCTCCATTTTGCGCGAGACCGGGGCGAAAGTTGTGGTCACGCTGAAACCCTTCCCCAAAACCGACGTTGCTCAGAAAGTTGCCGAGGCAGTGCGCCACGCGCCTAAGGTCAACACGGTTCTGGAAATTGACCTCAACCGCTATCTGACACCGCCGAAGTCCTGGATCGTGCCCATGATCCGCCCCAAGCTTGAGGGCAAGGACAAGCTGGCGCATGCAGACTACAAGAACTTCAACAAAGAGCTGCGCAAGCATCCCACCGAGCTGACCTTTGCGGATTCCGACAGCGACCGCGTGGCCTGCTACTTCCACACTGGCGGCACCACCGGCATGCCCAAGGTGGCACAGCACACCTATTCCGGCATGAACTACAACGGCTGGCTGGGCAGTAAGCTCCTGTTCACTGCCGAAGACAACATCATGTGTCC encodes the following:
- a CDS encoding sirohydrochlorin chelatase → MTSPQAMPTLRPTAIITAHGQPSDPAPQERALAELANAVASLLPEWDIRSATLAMSDRLEQVTPQGALIYPFFMANGWFTSSVLPRRLQGHDVHHLPPFGLDPNLPDLACDALTLACAARGWSLSSTRILLAAHGSARGPKAAEAAEAFATAMRNRLPGTTLATGYVEEDPRIAETARVFEDTAPAQPSLCLPFFAQAGEHVRDDIPNALADAGFGGDTLPVLGALPQVPQLIANALNKALSGPGVTPT
- a CDS encoding transposase, with amino-acid sequence MGQSRRTFTDEFKAAAVGRLYKPGATQTGVARELGVTSSQLKTWRLEIEAAGSMAALRRQQADAAELDRLRKENKRLKLENEILEKASAFFASRAAKT
- a CDS encoding IS3 family transposase; the protein is MNAKRAFVAAHKTVYPIVQLCRLVGVARSWFYGFVQSQLARDQRHKLRTDRDAELLPKIKEAFSQSKKRYGSKRVHQDLKADGEDVSERRVARIMRENNVTPRPCKRRKPCTTDSNHSLKPSPNLLEQRFACTGQNRVWLTDITYVDTKEGWLYVAAIKDMATREIVGWAMDDHLRSELCCDALNMALGRRGPVPGLIHHSDRGVQYAGSEYRKLLFPGVSCVLHQGPVQRGDLSGVVF
- a CDS encoding Arc family DNA-binding protein — translated: MNSRKPMQLRLPQELKEWIKAESDRNGNSQNSEVIRAIRAAKDRRSTRGAIGNINMDQGDNARC
- a CDS encoding helix-turn-helix domain-containing protein, which gives rise to MKLREQVGLNIRNLRNSRGLSQEQLALAADLDRSYISEIELAKFSASIDVLERIAHALDIAPKELFNERG
- a CDS encoding hybrid sensor histidine kinase/response regulator, with the protein product MTEGLIDPHDSLERQNEKLLKITATLMRRVEQDTDASGLAYAQFERAVLLEEEIRSRTRDLERTLDLLNLSNAKLAEANRETEAARANLANAIETVQEGFALFNAEDVLVMCNSRFGMHMPDICADLRPGLRFESYVQLISSSTALSLPAGTSAASWAARRLARHQDRSVMFNVRMTGNRWVQVSEHRTPDGGTVILQTDVTDIMRLQHQERERILDDQARLIRATLEHLNQGVCIFDQQARLVGWNRLMGNLLSIPIGRFRIGSRFESIFEQLRDTFTFAQAEIADQVANWARPRTGLTVGSASAQTTTDQSARAPLSFDIQQGTTRVLTVFMQDMPDGGFVISFTDVTAERQTARAMSEARDTLEQRVLERTLELEDALQAAERANASKSRFVAAASHDLLQPLSAAKLFVAALDSELPDELPKDTLHKAANALDSVETLVSALLDISRLDSGRAEVHKSSVDLDDLLGQLQDEMRPTADAKGLSLRLRPSRARVLSDVTYLRRILQNLISNALRYTDQGGVLIGIRPRRATVRVEVWDTGPGIPDEDRGRIFAEFQRLNATASAADGMGLGLAIVERACALLGHPLTLRSELGRGTVFAIELPRDVSRPQIGKVPPLKAAAPRPVPTQLPQLIALLIVSDTDLRQALSLTMEQWGIDVLTCASEGEARILLTEIELTPDVLLIDLQLGANQSGARVIEGLRRDLGPLPACLISSSPTPDTAALAQRLNAQLFAKPIPTEQLRSFLNALRSPKL
- a CDS encoding site-specific integrase, which gives rise to MTRKSLPKYVYNDRGYLRFIRRSRGISVMMHEEAGTPEFWDHYNRLLKGKPAPAPVKRNFEALILSYYESDAYKKLKPRTRSDYRRYISHIREIWADKDPARIETHHIYELHRANADHWRQANYLVQVMVVLMNHARLIGFIKKEHGNPAKGIPLFKQQSDGWEPWPDDVRAEFEALASKRARLVYELCVGTGQRIGDVVKMKWEHFSDEGFDFTQGKTDKPLWIPLTDRLKAHLDGLARTDGTVVADVKGRPVSYRIVAEEMRTIKKKMKHEKASYYKTHGLRKNATIELYLAGCDDEMVKAVTGHSGVEMLKKYGGPIRQRELAKRAQEARNQMERSKTET
- a CDS encoding Arc family DNA-binding protein; this translates as MPEQSSQNQDKFIVRLPDGLRDRIRLAAEANHRSMNAEVVALLEENYPAPVPEKLDDPAARLLFWLAKRIRRRNPKPGTPRDKQAALYERIAGDIAERMKDIGE